The Impatiens glandulifera chromosome 3, dImpGla2.1, whole genome shotgun sequence genome contains a region encoding:
- the LOC124931557 gene encoding putative gamma-glutamylcyclotransferase At3g02910, with the protein MVADQRIILEGGKLIFTYGTLKQGFSNHGLLQDMIDTGDASFLGVYRTIDKLPLVCGPYKVPFLLNMPGSGDRVYGELYAVSQSAIPRMDELEGTNRGHYERLPIKVIAEGGCGGMSAEAYYAHRSYAAAMWKRNGEKGLSVYSKKETKGYVRRKDRPANLTFLDHINLFISSSSTSTPISSA; encoded by the coding sequence ATGGTGGCCGATCAGCGAATCATATTGGAAGGAGGAAAGTTAATCTTCACATACGGAACCCTAAAACAAGGGTTTTCAAATCACGGACTTCTCCAAGACATGATCGACACCGGCGACGCTTCATTTCTCGGTGTCTATCGTACGATTGACAAATTACCTCTAGTTTGCGGTCCATACAAGGTTCCTTTCCTACTCAACATGCCTGGATCTGGCGATCGTGTATACGGCGAACTATACGCTGTTTCTCAATCAGCGATTCCACGAATGGACGAACTTGAAGGCACTAATCGCGGTCACTATGAAAGATTACCTATCAAAGTGATTGCGGAAGGAGGATGTGGTGGTATGAGTGCGGAAGCGTATTATGCGCATCGGAGTTATGCGGCGGCGATGTGGAAAAGGAATGGGGAGAAAGGATTGAGTGTTTATTCGAAGAAGGAAACGAAGGGGTATGTGAGAAGAAAAGATAGGCCAGCGAATTTAACCTTTTTGGATCATATTAATCtgtttatttcttcttcttctacttctaCACCTATTTCATCTGCTTGA